The proteins below are encoded in one region of Sulfolobus sp. A20:
- the pth2 gene encoding peptidyl-tRNA hydrolase Pth2 encodes MAKMVIVVRNDIKMGKGKIAAQVAHAAVTLVLNILNSNNERWKDWLNSWLDQGQPKIVVKVESLNDLMEKFKKAKEYMLPATVIQDAGKTQLEPGTITCLGIGPAPDDIIDLITGDLKLL; translated from the coding sequence ATGGCTAAAATGGTTATCGTAGTTAGAAATGATATCAAAATGGGAAAGGGAAAAATTGCTGCTCAAGTTGCACATGCAGCAGTAACTTTGGTACTTAATATACTAAATTCAAATAATGAGAGATGGAAGGATTGGTTAAATTCGTGGTTAGACCAAGGGCAGCCTAAAATAGTTGTCAAAGTTGAAAGTTTAAATGATCTGATGGAAAAATTCAAAAAAGCTAAGGAATATATGTTACCTGCCACCGTAATTCAAGACGCCGGTAAAACACAGTTAGAACCCGGCACAATAACTTGTTTAGGAATAGGTCCAGCCCCTGATGATATTATAGATTTGATCACTGGTGACCTAAAATTACTATAA
- a CDS encoding zinc finger domain-containing protein, with protein sequence MSVKLSIREEVEPPVCSSCGKIIHPREKGVEFYCPNCGKVLIWRDFMCRKQGVEYTCPNCGFTGP encoded by the coding sequence ATGTCAGTTAAGCTTAGTATAAGGGAAGAAGTAGAACCTCCAGTATGTTCAAGCTGTGGAAAGATAATACATCCTAGGGAAAAGGGCGTAGAATTTTACTGTCCTAATTGCGGAAAAGTGTTGATATGGAGAGATTTCATGTGTAGGAAGCAAGGTGTGGAATACACATGTCCTAACTGTGGCTTTACCGGCCCTTAA
- a CDS encoding elongation factor 1-beta, whose translation MADVLVVLKVFPDSDEINLDNLYESIGGKLPKEYKIIRKETEPIAFGLNALVLYVQMPEQTEGGTDYLEELVNNIQGVSHAEVVGITRLGF comes from the coding sequence ATGGCAGATGTTTTAGTTGTGTTAAAAGTGTTCCCAGACAGTGATGAAATTAACTTAGATAATCTATATGAAAGTATAGGAGGTAAGTTACCTAAAGAGTATAAGATAATTAGGAAAGAAACTGAACCAATAGCTTTTGGACTTAATGCATTAGTATTATATGTTCAAATGCCGGAGCAGACTGAAGGCGGAACTGACTATTTAGAAGAATTAGTAAATAATATTCAAGGAGTAAGTCATGCCGAAGTTGTAGGTATCACGCGTTTAGGATTCTAA